ACAGATGTAACGTTGattaagcgtagcgaccgaGCGCTAGCCATCCACCTTCGTGCTCGCAAGCTCGCACTACGGTGGTGGCGTCGGCGAGGGAGTAGAGCCCTATCACTAGCCCTAAGAATTCCTTGGCGCTCTGTGATCGGTCAACTTTCAAGTTTGGTAGCACGTGACTAACCGCGCTGTGCCTGTTGGCGAACTCGCAAACATACGCTCGTGTTGTTAACGCTATATGTCGTCGCATAACAAGTACTGCACGTCGGGTAGGGGTAGCGTGGATCCCACGCTACTTTGGAGTCCAGAAGGGTTGGTATagagctccactccgctacgcttaccCTTTGGAGGTTTacaaccgccaacagcacattttAGTATGGCGGGTCATTAATGTGTACATTTGTACATATAATGCATCTGCGCTGTTGTGACCATCTTGTGTGCTCCTACGATCCGTTCCGCTGCTAGGGCTGGGATACTGTTTGGTTACAGGTCTTGGCGGAATGGTGTTTGGGCGTCCGGGAGTCTATTGTCTGATGCATCGTTGACGAGATCGCTGTTGGTGTGGTTCGAGCGACCGATCAAGATGTAGTCCTTGATGATAGCAGAGCCATCCTGAATCCAGCCTGCCTCTTCTTTCGTGCAACGGCCCGACATGTCAAGGACATAGCACTCATGTGGAGGCTGCGGCAACACATCGTTCTTCATCCACCAGGTATCGCTCGGGCCAGAAGTGGAGTACTGGCCCTTGTGTTCTTTGGCATATTCCTGGAGGTCAACCTCACCGGTCGCGATGTCTCGCTGCGTCAATGCTCTCATGAAGATGCGGTATGCCGCTTCTGGCTGATAGCTTGGGACCATATGTCCGGCTTGGTACACGCGCGTGAAGGACAAGTTTCCGTACTGCCTGACCAGTCCTCCAGACTGTGTGTATGGAGCTGAGAGCACCAATGGGGTGTAGCCAGCCTCCTGGAAGTGCTTCTGATGAGGCCACGGGATATTCTGCGAATAGCGCTCGCCGCCTATCCAGTTGCAAGCAAAGTCTCTGTCGCCGTGGAAGAGCGCTACGTTGACGCCGTGGTCAAGGATGTATGCGAGCTGCTCCAACTGCCCTCCTTTGACGAGATCGCCAGTGTTATCGAATGCCTGTGCAACCGCTGGCGAGTACCAGGAATGGTTGACTGGCACTCCAAAAGCCTTCTGAACTTCATGCTGGTTGAGCCAGCCGAACATGTAAGGACTTGGGAAAGGGTCCTGGAGCTCATGAGTGACGTCGAATCGAGCTGCACGACCTTCGTGCACGAAGACATTATCGCTGACATTCGTAGCCGCTTCTGCTGCTCCGGAGCATATTGTGTTCGTCAAAGCTACGTCGCCATGGTCATGTGGGTCGGTGGCCTTCTCCGCTTGACGACACTCATCAATCGCTTGCCTCACTCCGAAAGGTCTGTTGAACTCTTTCATGCTCGCCTCGTACAGAGTCTTGTTGATAGCCTGGACGCCGTAAGTGTTGTTGTATGCAAACTCAATCTCGGACTCGATCATGTCAGGAGCATCGATGCAGCCGTTGATGATGCCAAGCGTACTCAGGTGTAGATAATGAGCTCCTATCTCTGCAATCGTGCCATCGGCAATCTTTTTGTTCTGACGGAGGAAGTAGTCGAAGAATCCAGGACCGTAGTGTCCGCCATAAGACTCAGTAAAGAGGCTAATACGTTCGTCATGTGGCTTGTACTTTGGGAACTCTTCGAAGAATGTCTGGGCAAAGTGCCATAGCGCTGCAGCGGCGTGCTGAGTGCTGTTTGCTGTAGTAGCATTGTTCTGTGAGCTCATGGTACCGACCAGGAACGTGCTGTTCTGCTCAGGTACGCCGTCTGAGAAGTCTGCTGGCTGAATAGGGTTGTCTAGCTCGTCGTGTGGTGCAAGGTTCACTGTCACGTTGGTTAAGACATCATAAGAATATCCCACTTGATTTGGCTGATCGATGAATAGCAAATTGGCCTCGTTGTTCCACGACCAGGGGTTCAGATAGGTTGTTTTCGAATCATTGCCTGCAATACGTGTCATCTTAGCAAATATAGACTAACGGGCTAATACTCACTGACGAAGCATGGACCGTTCTCCGACAGTGCTCCCAACAAAGAAGAGCCACCAGGTCCGCCATTCAGCCAAATCACAAGGGGAGCATTGTGAGGATCTTTGCGAGACTCGAAGAACCAGTAGAACGTGTTGATGGGATATCCGTTGTGCTCGTGCGTCTCGTTCAATGCGTCAACAGGAAGATGAACATAGCCTGTTGTCGTTCAGCAGGGCTCATCGGTAATACGTGATGTTATGATACCTGCATATGAGCGGACGCCTGGAGTCGTCTCACACAGCCCAGGCTCTTTGTACGAGACCTTGACGCCATGGTGAAACTTGGAATCCAGCACTTTCACGCCTTCCGGTGTAGGTGGAAATTGCCCAGCCACCCATGGGATGCTGCTGCACGCTGCAAGAATCAATGGCCACATCTTTAGCCACGATGTTAACTTCATCAAGTGGGCATTGGAGAGACAGGATGCAAGATGAAGGATGAGTTGAAGTAGTCCATCAAAGTGGCGCCTGGAAACAGGTCGGAGCTAATCGGAGCTCGCTTCACTGATCAATCATCGCCGCGTATCGAAAGCCTCGTGGCTCGAACGTGCAACTATTGCATAACCCCTCTTTTGCTCCTTTGCTCTTTAGCTCTTTTGCTTAAAATATAAGCAATACTTTGCTAGATCCTAGGAAAATTTTACTTACTATCGTAATATTTATAAGTACCTCGTAATATCTATAAGTACTAGGGCGGATATCTCTAAGTACCGATGCTATAAAAGGGTAAAAGAGTGTTCGAGCTCGTAATGCGTATTTAAGCTCTTTTGCTCTTTTACTCTTTTGCTCTTTTACCCTTTTACTCGATATTAGGGTCTACTATCTCGATTTACAGCGAGCTAGACCTATTTAAgccgtaaagtgtattaAAGTAGCGTTTAAATCTAGCCGATAGAAGCGAAAGAGCAAAACAGCGAAAGAGCAAAAGAGCAAAAGAGGGGTTATGCAATAGCTGCACGTACAGGCCGCCACCAAAGAGGCAGGTGCCATGATCCCAGTTTCCCGGCCAACTCTATCTCGCGTCTCGACGCGTTCTTCATCATTCACATTGATTCTTCATCACTCCATCATCGATGGTATCGAATAGGCGGAGGCTACGGGCACGGCTCGAGAGGCGTTGCTCTTTATCTGCAGCTGGTTCCAGACATCGGACCACTTCTACAGATTCGCCTTGTCCTTGACCGGACGAACGACGAAACCGAGCCTTGGGAAATGGATGCGTGTCTCTACAGTTGCAGGATTCTCGAGCGCTTGAGGCTGAATGACGACTTCTTCGGGAGATAGGGCAATCAATGTCCCTATAGTCGGACTGAACAACTGTTAGCACTCGCGCACGACGAAAAGCCCACTGCGGCACTCACTCGTCTCTTCCCGTGTCGTCCGGAGCCACGGATACGAGCGCACCCTTCTTGAGACCAGTCTTCTCGTCAAGTTTGGCATGGGATGCCCTTGGCGTGGGCAGCAGTAACGATTTCGGGCCCAGGGCCGGGCTCTGCTTCATTTGCTCAAGTACACTTTTCAGCTTTGTCTCCTGATCTTCAACCGAATGAAGCTCGTCGAAGTAGCGCTGCATCCTGTGGAACCAGCTCAAGACACCTGGGTATCGTTCGTCGTTGAAGACTGGCTTTGCGCCTTCATTCGTCTCGTCTGGAGTCTGGCCCATGGTGATGTTCTCAATATAGCGACCCGCGGCAATCTCCGTACCCCAAAGAGTCTGGTAGTACAGTGCAACATCTGCTAAAGAGGGTGTTGCTGTGGAGAAGAGCCAGGGACCCTCTGATTCTGCCAGCATGGGTTCCAGAATCGACAGGTGCATATCGAGCTTCAACAGATTCTCTGGCAGCTTCTTCTCGAGCTTGTCGGGGTCTAGTTTGTGGCCGATCAAAGCAGCACGATCGACGCCGAACGAAGAACGCCAGATGCTCGCAGGCATGAGTCCGCACGTCGCTCGGAAATACGGCCTGTCGACCCAATAGCTAGCGAAGCCGCGCATCATCGGTCGGTAGTTCGATCCGTCCCTCGCTCTGGGATATATTGATCGGTATCCTTCTGATGGAGGGAAGAAGTGTTCAAGTGCTTCACTGATTAGGGAAGTATCGCAATACACATCTCGTCCCAGCGCGAGAACTGGAATCTTTCGATATGTGAGATGGAAGTTGTCTCGCAAAGTCGGTCTCGGCATCATCGTGGGCACCTGGATGTAGGTATACGGTATCTGTTTGAGCTTCAAGATCAAGCGGATTTTGGTTGTGAATGCTGACGAGTCGTAGCCAAACAAGGCCACAATCGGTTGCTTGACCGCCATGATTTGACGTTCTGAGACGACGGATGGTCTTGACAATGCTCCGGGCAAGTGTTAGTGACCTGTGTCAACATGTGTTAACGGAGGTACATGTATCTAGATGGCCAACCGAGAACAACCGGGCCGAAGGAAGCGACCCCTCGGCCGCAGCCACAGCTTCACTCCGGCACTTTCACAACACTGATGACCTTCACAATTTCTTGCAGCATGCACACGCGGCTCGACGACATCTGCGACTCCAATCATGACCGCGAGCGAGACATAGAAGACTCACCTAGTCCCAAACACTTGCGGGATACTTGCTTCGATAAAACGCAACTTCTTCCAAAAACGCGGCCTTCTATAACGGGTTCAGCTTGACGTCTTGCCAACCTGTGTGAACTCGCGTACAACGCCATTCCGTACGCATAGCACACGCGAGAATTTTGCCTTGCTTTCGCAAGCACGCTGCAGGTGCACTCTCAGACCATGGATCAGGAACGCTGCCAACTGCCGGAGACCTAAGTATCCCACGACACCTCGTGAGGTGATCGCTGCAATAGATGCTTTGGAGAACCTGACCGCTGTTACTGGGCTCCCAGGCTGTAGATTCAACGAACACAGCGGTCAGTGAAAGTGGAGACCAGGACAGAATCGCTTGAAGGTCGTGGTGGCAAGTGGGTGTCGTGAATTGCTTACAGTAAGGCGCATACTGAGACGGGATCACAAAGTGAGTCCATCGCCCGAAACCCTCGACGCCCACCTAGGATCGCTGAAGGCTCTACTGTGACGCGTCAAGGCAAGCGACCGACATCTGGCGAACCAAAGCACGCATGTCACCCGGCTTTGGACATGTGCGTCGAGCCACGGCCTTGGCGCGGACGGAGTCCTTGGGCCTTGCGGTGTTGCAGTGAATGAATGTATGCTGAATCGAGGCACTCGAGATGGACTGCCAAGCCATTCACCATGCACATGTGCACAGCTATCGCGACTCGAACTTAATCCGTCCTCTGACTGTTCTATACATAAATATCCTCCGGTTGAACGAACTCTCAGGCTTGCGCAACAACCGCCAGACAAAACCAAGACAAGCCGGACCACCTCACACGACTACCACATCAGAGAAGCGGCTGAAGTTCTAGAGGCACCAACATTGTAGACACGGGCCGCATCGGCAAGACCAAGAGATCTTGAAATTCACACAGCATGTATCCGCTACCCTTCGGCGGCTTCCCAGGCATGCCTTTCGCCGGCAGACAAGGCCCTCCTTACGGCAACGGTATGCCGATGGCTCAAGGCATGCCATTCGGTGGTGGCTTTGCCCCCGGCGCTTTCGGTCAACCTCGACGTCACCCACTCGACGATGTGCTGAGACGCCAAGATCCCATCTTCGCTGCCAACCGCGGCAGGCGGATGAGTATGCCCGGCGGCTGGCCACACCCACAACAACAACATCCCTTCGCTGGCAGACCATGGATGGCGGGCGCGGATGATCCGATTCGGAACTTCGATCCCTCGAGGACAGCGCGTTCGGCAAGACGCAACCCCAACCCTCTCTTGAATGCTGCACCACCACAAGGCCGTGACTTCGACCCCAGAAAGCCGGCTCAACTCCCGGAGCGCCTGTTCAACCCAATGCGAGCAGCTCCACTTCCACGTCGACCAGCTCGGCAGGAGGCTCCTCGAGTGCAGCTCACTCCAGGAGTGCCTTCGCTTGGCGAGCCACACGACAAACACAAAGCATTGCAACGCTATGAGAAGATCAAATCGCTCAAGACGGGTGGCATGTCCGTTGCGATCAACCTGCTTCGAGGTCGCGCAGATGGGAAGCTCTACATCGAGAAGCGCATCAGCATCGAGGGCATGAGCGGCAAGCGTGCCGTCGCAGAGCTTAACACACTCAAGACTGTCAGAGGACATGCGCACCTCAACCAGCTGATCGAACACAAGACACTCGACGGCCGCTTCTGCTCGATGGTGCTCGAGTATTGCGACCGCGGCTCTCTGCAGGATCGGATGCAGGCAGTGATGCAGGCGAAGTCCATGTTCACCGAGGCCGATATCTGGAATGTACTACTCGGCGTGTCGAGAGCGCTGGCATTCCTCCATACTGGAACCAAAGCCGGAAAGACAGAGCCAGTCTCTGGCTGGAAGGCGATTGCGCACCTCGATATCAAGCCAGGCAACATCCTCATTTCCGCCCCAGGCGGCGAATTTGGCAAGAGTCGAGTGGTGCTCGCAGATTTTGGCTGCGCCGTGAGTATCGAAGATCTTCAGCGTGGACGCGAGACCGGTCGTCGCCAACCATGTGGCACTCCACAATGGTATCCACCAGAAGGTATTCAGGGTCAAGGATATGGAAGCAAGACTGACCTCTACATGCTGGGCGCCTCAATTCATACTCTCTGTCACCTTCGTCCGATTCCATCCTCGACTCTGCCCAACTATGGCTCGCCGTGCGGCAATCGATACGGCTCGGATCTGAACCGTATCGTTCAGCTCCTTACTCAGGTCAACTGGAAAGAGCGCCCAGCTGCGAGGAAGGTTGCGCCGGCAGCTCTGGATGGATTGAAGAAGAGCCTCCAGCAGCAGCGTTGATGAACATATGGCCGAGGCTAAGGGGATCAACAGAGCGAGCACACTGCGGCGAAGGTGCACGGCATTGACAAGCGGAACGAGAACATGATAAGGCAAAAATAGCCACGATTACCGCGCTAGATGTAGCACACCACTGTATCCGCAATAGAATAGAACGCTAGCATAAACACCTAGTGCACTCGGCTTCCTCGATCGTCGCGTTAAACCGCGACATTTTAAACAAAGCAGTATATTAGGCAATAACGAagcgcttatatatagtaatatatataCCAAAATGCTCGCCTATATATACCTTATCGAATACGTGCCTTAGAATGCTATATACTAAGAGTATATATATTTCACGGCCCGCGGACCGATAAGTATATACACCTATAGTATATATGCACACGATGATAGCGATCGCAGGAAACGACCAGGAGCAGGAGAGTAACGAGTGGAAGGAGGTCTGCAGGAAGGCAGAAACAATGGCAATGGCAGGAGATGGCGAGCACCCAGAAAGAGCACTTAAGGGGATGATTTTGGAGCTCCTTGGAGGGCTAAAGGCACTAAGGAGCCAAACAGGACAGATCATTAACaggacagtagcagcagcagcaaagaagaggacacaggaaggccagaaactaagccaaccaacctgggcagcagttgcatcccaaaaccctcccccccagaaaacagctatcaaggtctacatttccgaccagcaagagcaggaagagattgagggcctgtcaggcaaggagatcatacagaagattgggatacaaggcatcattggagccaggaaagagaagggaggtgtccttaagctgttcacagcacaggagcaagacaggaagaggctagagacacagaaggagtggacagtcaaactaggcaagacggctaaggtctcacaccaacaaaatatggttattgcctatgggatgaccacaaagtttgacattgaaggagaccttaagagg
This genomic window from Fulvia fulva chromosome 4, complete sequence contains:
- a CDS encoding Serine/threonine-protein kinase Nek1, which encodes MYPLPFGGFPGMPFAGRQGPPYGNGMPMAQGMPFGGGFAPGAFGQPRRHPLDDVLRRQDPIFAANRGRRMSMPGGWPHPQQQHPFAGRPWMAGADDPIRNFDPSRTARSARRNPNPLLNAAPPQGRDFDPRKPAQLPERLFNPMRAAPLPRRPARQEAPRVQLTPGVPSLGEPHDKHKALQRYEKIKSLKTGGMSVAINLLRGRADGKLYIEKRISIEGMSGKRAVAELNTLKTVRGHAHLNQLIEHKTLDGRFCSMVLEYCDRGSLQDRMQAVMQAKSMFTEADIWNVLLGVSRALAFLHTGTKAGKTEPVSGWKAIAHLDIKPGNILISAPGGEFGKSRVVLADFGCAVSIEDLQRGRETGRRQPCGTPQWYPPEGIQGQGYGSKTDLYMLGASIHTLCHLRPIPSSTLPNYGSPCGNRYGSDLNRIVQLLTQVNWKERPAARKVAPAALDGLKKSLQQQR
- a CDS encoding Carboxypeptidase S1 B, which gives rise to MKLTSWLKMWPLILAACSSIPWVAGQFPPTPEGVKVLDSKFHHGVKVSYKEPGLCETTPGVRSYAGYVHLPVDALNETHEHNGYPINTFYWFFESRKDPHNAPLVIWLNGGPGGSSLLGALSENGPCFVSNDSKTTYLNPWSWNNEANLLFIDQPNQVGYSYDVLTNVTVNLAPHDELDNPIQPADFSDGVPEQNSTFLVGTMSSQNNATTANSTQHAAAALWHFAQTFFEEFPKYKPHDERISLFTESYGGHYGPGFFDYFLRQNKKIADGTIAEIGAHYLHLSTLGIINGCIDAPDMIESEIEFAYNNTYGVQAINKTLYEASMKEFNRPFGVRQAIDECRQAEKATDPHDHGDVALTNTICSGAAEAATNVSDNVFVHEGRAARFDVTHELQDPFPSPYMFGWLNQHEVQKAFGVPVNHSWYSPAVAQAFDNTGDLVKGGQLEQLAYILDHGVNVALFHGDRDFACNWIGGERYSQNIPWPHQKHFQEAGYTPLVLSAPYTQSGGLVRQYGNLSFTRVYQAGHMVPSYQPEAAYRIFMRALTQRDIATGEVDLQEYAKEHKGQYSTSGPSDTWWMKNDVLPQPPHECYVLDMSGRCTKEEAGWIQDGSAIIKDYILIGRSNHTNSDLVNDASDNRLPDAQTPFRQDL